Within Caproicibacterium argilliputei, the genomic segment GCAATGCTGCGAGCACCTGAACCGCGCGCTGATTCTGGAGCGGAAAGCCGCAAAAGCGTTCGGCTATGAGCCGGTCAATGTGGTGCCGCAGCCCAAGGCGGGCGGCTCTTTTGCCACCACCGCCTACGCCCGCTTTGAAGATCCGGTTGCCGTGGAGCACATCCGCGCCGACTGCGGGCTGGACATCGGCGGCACGCTCATTGGTATGCACTTAAAGGAAGTCGCTGTACCGGTGCGCCTTTCCATGAACCACATTGGCGAAGCGATTCTGCTGTGCGCCCGCACCCGCCCGAAATTTATCGGCGGCGAGCGTGCCCACTACGATGAAGCGCTGCTGTAGAAACCGGGGACTTTTTTCACAAATTCATCGAATCGAGTGGAAATGTTTTTTGCGGGCAGTCCCGCATATTTTAGTTGACACCGCCGTATGAATTTGCTATACTGAAAGTGTTCCAAGGTGCTGTGAGAGGAACAGAAAACAGTATAACGACAAAGGCGTCGCACTCCCAAGAGTGCGGCGCCTTTTTGCGTCTTTCCTAAGCTTACAAGCCACTTACATACAAGCCTCTCTTTTCTTACAATCGCGCGGCAACGCGCAGCGACCCCCGACCCAGCCAGTCGGGGGTTTTTTCTGTTCTGTGCATAGTTTTTCCTGCCGCCGCCCAAACTATGGCTGAGGTGAGAGCATGGCAAAGCAGGGCATGAAGCGCCCGAACCCCAGGGAATCCGGCAACCGGGCACCGAAAAATGAAGCGCCGCCTGTTCCCGAAATTCAGGGTAAAGCAAAAACCACAAAGCAGCGCGCCAAACCCCAGGCGCACAGCAGCCGCTAGGAGGAAAACACTGTGTCCTATATTGCACCGGAACTGCAGAAAAAATTCGATTCGCTCAGTGACGACCTGCAGAAAGAAATTTTGAGCCGCAACGTCAAACTGTACACGCTCAACGACCTGATCCGCTGCCTGGAAGACATTGTTCGGGGCAAGTGACCTAAAACAGAAGACCGCACCCGGGTGGGTGCGGTCTTCTGTGCTGCAGGCTTGCTTTTCCGACCCGCCGTGTTATAATAATGAAAAGAAACGACACGGAAAGCCCGCTTTCGCGGGCAGGAAAGGATGAAAAGAATGGGAAACTGGGCCTGGGACTCCACCGTCTCGCTGGTCTGCCTGCTGGCAGCAATCGCCTTTACCGCCGTCCTGCTGTTCAGTACCCTGCAGAAGCGGTCAAAGACGGTTCCCTCCATCGGCCTAATCTGCAGCGTCCTGCTGCTGGCAGGCGTAACGCTGACCGCGCAGCTGCCAAACATTCTGGGCGGTGGGCTGGGGCCGGCTTCCATTCCGGACACGGCATCCTCCACACCCACACAGACCACTGTGGCAAAGAAAACCGCAAGCACCGCTTCCCTGTCCCGCATTGATTACGCCGAAAAGCGGCTTGGCAGCGTCTGCTCGGACGCAGACGTCAACATGAAGCAGGCGGAAAGCCGCTTTTCTTCCGAAACCACCGGCAGCGCGTCTTCCAAATCCGCCAAAAGCTCCGCTTCTTCCGCGTCTTCTGCCGCTTCCAAAGCCTCCGGCATTCAGATTTTGCGCGCGCCGGGCAGCGTGGCACGTGGAAACGTCGCGCAACTGACCATTCAGGGCAAGGGAAACACGCAGTACCGCATCAAGATTCTGTACGACAGCGGCAGCACCGACGGAACCGGCTCGG encodes:
- a CDS encoding TIGR01440 family protein yields the protein MAENLSELRALAGQAAKELLEAANVRPGGLLVVGCSSSEVGGHRIGTDSRVETAAAIFDGIYEQTQQRGIFLAAQCCEHLNRALILERKAAKAFGYEPVNVVPQPKAGGSFATTAYARFEDPVAVEHIRADCGLDIGGTLIGMHLKEVAVPVRLSMNHIGEAILLCARTRPKFIGGERAHYDEALL